A window of Pecten maximus chromosome 12, xPecMax1.1, whole genome shotgun sequence genomic DNA:
AGCCAAGTTTGAGGTATAAATGGCTGATGTAGTTTTGCTTTTAAAACATACATTCTCCTTTAAGAAAATAGTTGTAATTATTTGAGCTGGATGCTAGGGGCATGAATCCGCATCAACTTAGGGTTACTAAATGAAAATTGTACTTGTTAGAAATGGTACATCTGGTATGTCTTCACTTTTTTTGACAAATTTgtgtttgaatacatttttacaaaacAATGGTCACTGGTGCCTTAAAAGACAATCTGGGATTTTGTCAGGTGTCTGCAGAGTCCAATAATAGGCCCCATTCCTATTTGAATATGAAATTGAGTCTgacccaaaaaacaaaatcaaaatggctgacagacagccatcttggattttgatatttattattgcTATTTCATGAGAAGTACAGCAAAACttggataagtcgaagtcgatgggaccaagcaaaatatttgacttatccgatggttcaACTTATCCGTGTTCGTTATGGAGACAAAATACCCAAGTATGCCGAACAGGTGCTTGATAACATGGtcgaaaataaacaataaataataacaaagaaattgattgaacatgataacaattattcctttatctaataaacaatattgtacaTGATTACAGATCAAAgaaaaaattcaaagaaaaaacaCATTACAGCATAATATTCCATGAAAacgatacatacattataagaatataaagGTTTTCATTGTACTCACATTATTTCTCTTAAAATCCGTTTATATTGTTCTTCAATTCAAAAATATGAAACATAAACAGTTCAGGAAAATTTGCAGCTATCTTggagtttgttattgctatttcttgataAGTACaagaaggatatttctcaaacttgtggagtagattccccttggtacTAGTTGTAtccatttaattttgagtctAATTGGGAATCTAAATGGCTGACAGGAGGTTTAACAGTGAACTTTTTTATCAGTTTTTCTCCGAAAGTTCTTCTACCTTTCTTAGACTTCATATGTAGTTTCCCCTTGTTATGAAATGATTAAGAGGGATCGAGGAATGAAGGGgaaagtagagagaagatctgTCTGTCACAgcaccaataaagatcattcaatagTGGACACCAAGGTCCCTCTGGAATCTCCTGTATTCCATAATGAAGAGCATTAGTGCATTACAAGCAGTATTTGCTGCATACTTTCCctatttgtcagtatttatccaaacaaattttctttttctttcagaaTTTTGTTGGTAATAGTTTAAACACCAGGAACACAAACCTGATAAACCAGGCATGGGATTTGTTAATGGAAAAtacatcacaggtaagttaGGCCAAGGCAATTCGCTTACAATTTAGAATTTAAGTCTTTTTAATTTTAGTCTTATTTTCAGATTAGGGTACCAAATGGCTTCAAAAAGTTTTGCAGAAGAAAGGCATAAACAGATTTTTACATGCCCGTCAAATGTGGTGGTATTATGCCACAAGATGAGATGCTATGATAATTCTATTAGAGAGTTAAATTCATGATTATAGCCAAACCTCTAATCTCTCAAACTCCATTGCATGTAGTAACCATTACAATATGTAAGTAAATTGTggtttttcatattttgtaattttaacaTCTGGAAAAAGATATCTTTAAAGAGGTCAAAATGTTTAGATTgtgattttttatattttgtaattttaacaTCTGGTAAAAAATATCTTGGAAGAGGTCATAATGTGTACATTGTGATTTTCATATTATAGAATAAACAACCAGACAAGAAACCTCCTGAAAATGGTCACACAAACGGAATGAGCCAATCAACGATGAAGATTTCCAACGAAATTACTGAACCACAGATGGAGGAGAAAGGTAATGAGGAAAGGAAATTAAGTAAAAGAGAAAGGAAGGAAGAgagaagtaaaaaaaataacaaaaaggaGAAAAAAGACAAAAGTGAATCTAGTGAAAGTGTAGACTGTGAaaaaagtaaaaagaaaaaaagcaagAAAAGAAAGAGGGATGAagaggaggaagatgaggatTGTGATGAAACAGAGAAGCCTATGAAgattaaaaagaagaaaaagagaGATAAAGGTAAGATTCTGATGCTGGAAGATAGAGAAGGGGCTGTTATAGTGTGATCCTTGGAGACAGACAAGGGGCTGTTATAGTGTGATCCTTAATTGGAGATAGACACTGTTATAGTGTGATCCTTAATTGGAGATAGACAAGGGGCTGTTATAGTGTGATCCTTAATTGGAGATAGACAAGGGGCTGTTATAGTGTGATCCTTAATTGGAGATAGACAAGGGGCTGTTATAGTGTGATCCTTAATTGGAGACAGACGAGGGGCTGTTATAATGTGATTCCTTAATTGGAGATAGACACTGTTATAGTGTGATCCTTAATTGGAGATAGACAAGGGGCTGTTATAGTGTGATCCTTAATTGGAGATAGACAAGGGGCTGTTATAGTGTGATCCTTAATTGGAGATAGACAAGGGGCTGTTATAGTGTGATCCTTAATTGGAGATAGACAAGGGGCTGTTATAGTGTGATCCTTAATTGGAGACAGACGAGGGGCTGTTATAGTGTGATCCTTAATTGGAGATAGAAAAGGGGCTGTTATAGTGTGATTCCTTAATTGGAGATAGACAAGGGGCTGTTATAGTGTGATTCCTTAATTGGAGATAGACAAGGGGCTGTTATAGTGTGATCCTTAATTGGAGATAGACAAGGGGCTGTTATAGTGTGATCCTTAATTGGAGTTAGTGACTGATCATCCTTATATTTCagaatacactgtatattaagtAAGACTTtacaatattaaaacattagTGGTTACTGAACGTGTATTGAACTGAAGCATTTCAACTCTCAAAGATGAAAACAATGTCAATTTGATAAAAGTATGTGTtttatgcttcagaaaatgcTGATGATTCTATACCTGCTAACACAAATATTGAGGAGGACGAGGAGATTGAAGAAGAAAGCCCAGCTAAGAGAGGAGTCAAATTTGATTGGGTGGATGTGATCACTACAGTTTTACAGAGTAAAGGCGAGATGGCCTTGAAAAAACTCCGTAAAAAGGTAGAAAGTGTTGGTTGTCGTGAAAATTAGAAATCTGGACATGTAGAAGTGATGGCaatcaatctgattaaaatacagatcataaTTATACTCTACATTATTAATCTAATACAGAGCACAGCTACACTGACAAGAAAATTCTATTCTATCTATGAACATATGTACTTGCttctgtaatgttttgtttttttatctattttttttctctttacaTTATCAAAACTTAATTtccaattacatgtatatcagaatTGTTTTTCTTATTGACCAGGTGTTAGCTGAGTATTTATCACAAGGAAGGAGGGCCATGGCAGAGGAAAAGCTTGGAGCCAAATTCACCAAGAAGGTCACCAAGAACCCTACGTTTATTGTACATAAAGAACGAGTGAAAATACGGAACAGAAAATAGTTTTACAATATATTGACTTAATATGAAAAACTATGTGACAACAgactcatttaaaaaaaaaagttttatttttaaatttaccTAATTTGGTGTTACTATTTTAGTATACTGCCATGTTTGTTAACAACTGGTGACagaagatatattttataatattaacTTGTTTCAATTAATGTATAATGGAAATACCAGTGTAATATAACTGTGTATGGAATAGAATAATTTTCAGTCAAATGAAACGCCCTTACGGACCTGCAAAATGTGTCTTATAAGACAGGGTgactttatagacaggtgatcacAGACTGTTGTGagacagaaataaaatatatttagttTCATCAGTTTGTTAAGAAAAAAGTCTGACCAAATCTTTTCACCAAAATTCTGGAGGAAGAGTATTTCTTGTGACCATattcatcaacattatatataaaagaaaagaaaaatattactgcagttcaaacatttaaaaattaattttaggGACTAGAATATAATTCATAgtttaattataaatcaataaagcattataatacaaacagaaattttgttttaaatgtgaGGAAATGCAATAGAATATTCAGTAGATTGAACGACATGTACCCTCAAATAAAGATCCAAGGTGAGCGTTTGACCTGCACCCATAGTGGTTTGCTATCCTCGTGTTGACCAAGATCGTAAACCTACCTATGGTGTGTGTGGCTATATCATTGTTCAAGACACTACCAAAATTTCACTGGATAGCATACCACAGGCCTCCCAGGTATTGTTCAACTTCGTAGCAACCAGCTTCTTCTTTAATATCTTATTAAAGTCAACAGAAATTGAAAAAAGACAACTTTGATCCGTTGCTGTAAATGTTACAGATTTGGTTTCAATCTCCATCGTGCATAGGTGACGCAAAAATCACTGGACAGATATCTCCCACATTTTATGTGTTGATTTCCTCTAGTGTTTTACAGTTTACCATATTCATCCACAAATCACGATCTTTGTTTGTAAAATCATCaattacagtcaaacttcgatgtttcgaagttcaagggactaacagaaaaacttcgaaacagcgggacttcgaattattcatggttgacaatagatcaatgttttcttgataatgaccatatatgttaacgttacatgtcctcggtgtcttcgtgatgatcgtcgcctgtcaggctcaaaagttaatttatacctcaaacacaacaaaataaaaatacttttcattaattatacctaagcattttattaattaaacaaactatgtatcggttacaaaacacttatatcgcgtttaacagataaa
This region includes:
- the LOC117339871 gene encoding cell growth-regulating nucleolar protein-like, encoding MVVFTCNACGDSLKKNQVESHYLGKCRRCEVVSCVDCGKDFWGNDYQNHTKCISEEEKYSGKNYKPKANANKGDAKQELWLQQVQDAIDKCYANAQLKGLLERMKDYPNIPRKRAKFENFVGNSLNTRNTNLINQAWDLLMENTSQNKQPDKKPPENGHTNGMSQSTMKISNEITEPQMEEKGNEERKLSKRERKEERSKKNNKKEKKDKSESSESVDCEKSKKKKSKKRKRDEEEEDEDCDETEKPMKIKKKKKRDKENADDSIPANTNIEEDEEIEEESPAKRGVKFDWVDVITTVLQSKGEMALKKLRKKVLAEYLSQGRRAMAEEKLGAKFTKKVTKNPTFIVHKERVKIRNRK